One genomic window of Muntiacus reevesi chromosome 4, mMunRee1.1, whole genome shotgun sequence includes the following:
- the LOC136166040 gene encoding LOW QUALITY PROTEIN: keratin, type II cytoskeletal 2 oral-like (The sequence of the model RefSeq protein was modified relative to this genomic sequence to represent the inferred CDS: inserted 1 base in 1 codon): MNRQVCKKPVSGGSQGCSIFSAVVPSSSSRMSCVARSGGAGGGVCGSQGRAGGFGSHSLYNLGGKKSISISVTGSSRAGGFGGALNSCVSGYGGGYSGGYGGGVCGVRGMSSGYGGVGGFGGTSSFGGPGSYGSSVCPGGIQKVTNKQSLLQPLNVEIDPQVGQVKSPERKQIKTLNHKFTSFIDKVQFLKQQNKVLETKWDLLQQRTVGLGSRGLETLFESYIKCLRRQLDSALTEKGNLEGELRNMQNLVEDFRKKYEDDINKRTVAENEFVGLKKDMDSAFMNKVELQAKVDGLTDELNFLRTIYETELTQMQNHVNDISVVLSMDNNRCLDLDSNINEVKAQYEDIVQKSKAETEALYKTKLGELENKAGRQGDDLKNTKNEINQMIXKAEIENVKKQNANLQNTIADAEQRGELALKDANTKLQELQDALQQAKDDLVWLVRDYQELMNIKLALDGEIATYHKLLESEECRMSGECQSAVCISVVSNVTSTGTSPGGGRGGFGGVTGGSGSVYRGGSRSGSRRGSNRGNSGSYGGVSGGSVGGRGSGGGCQACSNGSSGSENQSSIQSLGSTGYKSGGGGGTTIYFIQTTSSN, encoded by the exons ATGAACAGACAAGTCTGCAAGAAACCCGTCAGTGGAGGGAGCCAGGGCTGCTCCATCTTCTCTGCCGTGgtccccagcagcagcagcaggatgagTTGTGTGGCCCGCTCTGGAGGAGCTGGCGGAGGGGTCTGTGGGTCCCAGGGCAGAGCAGGCGGCTTTGGCAGTCACAGCCTCTACAACCTGGGTGGCAAAAAGAGCATCTCCATCAGCGTGACCGGCAGCTCCCGGGCTGGTGGATTTGGGGGAGCGCTCAACAGCTGTGTCAGTGGCTATGGAGGTGGTTACAGTGGTGGTTATGGAGGTGGCGTTTGTGGAGTCAGAGGAATGAGCAGTGGTTATGGAGGGGTTGGTGGCTTTGGAGGGACTAGTAGCTTTGGTGGGCCTGGTAGCTATGGCTCTAGTGTCTGCCCTGGGGGAATCCAAAAAGTGACCAACAAGCAGAGCCTCCTGCAGCCCCTCAATGTGGAgatcgatccccaggttgggcaAGTAAAGTCCCCGGAGCGGAAGCAGATCAAGACCCTCAACCACAAGTTCACCTCCTTCATCGACAAG GTGCAGTTCCTGAAACAGCAGAACAAGGTCCTGGAAACCAAGTGGGACCTGCTCCAGCAGCGGACCGTGGGCTTGGGCTCCAGAGGCCTGGAGACTTTGTTTGAAAGCTACATTAAGTGCCTGCGCAGGCAGCTAGATTCGGCTCTGACGGAGAAGGGGAATCTGGAAGGAGAGCTAAGGAACATGCAGAACCTGGTGGAAGACTTCAGAAAGAA GTATGAAGATGACATCAACAAGCGTACTGTTGCAGAGAATGAGTTTGTTGGACTCAAGAAG GACATGGATTCAGCCTTCATGAACAAGGTGGAGCTTCAAGCTAAGGTGGACGGCCTGACAGATGAACTCAACTTCCTGAGGACCATCTATGAGACA GAATTGACCCAGATGCAGAATCACGTTAATGACATATCTGTGGTCCTGTCCATGGACAACAACCGCTGCCTGGACCTGGACAGCAATATCAATGAGGTCAAGGCCCAGTACGAGGACATTGTCCAGAAGAGCAAGGCCGAAACTGAGGCGCTGTACAAGACCAAG CTTGGAGAGCTGGAGAACAAGGCTGGCAGGCAGGGGGACGACCTGAAGAACACCAAGAATGAGATCAACCAGATGA CCAAGGCTGAGATTGAGAATGTCAAGAAGCAA AATGCCAACCTGCAGAACACTATTGCTGATGCTGAGCAGCGTGGGGAGCTGGCCCTCAAGGATGCCAACACCAAGCTCCAAGAACTGCAGGACGCCCTTCAGCAGGCCAAGGATGACCTGGTCTGGCTGGTGCGTGACTACCAGGAGCTGATGAACATCAAACTGGCCCTGGATGGGGAGATTGCTACCTACCACAAGCTGCTGGAGAGTGAGGAGTGCAG GATGTCTGGAGAGTGTCAGAGTGCTGTGTGCATTT CGGTGGTCAGCAACGTCACCAGCACAGGCACCAGCCCTGGTGGAGGCCGTGGGGGATTTGGAGGGGTCACTGGTGGCAGTGGCAGTGTCTATAGAGGCGGCAGCAGGAGCGGCAGCAGAAGAGGCAGCAACAGAGGCAACAGTGGCAGCTACGGAGGAGTCAGCGGTGGCAGCGTTGGGGGCAGAGGCAGTGGCGGGGGCTGCCAGGCCTGCAGCAATGGGAGCAGTGGCTCTGAGAACCAGAGCAGCATCCAGAGCTTGGGAAGCACTGGCTACAAGTCTGGTGGTGGGGGCGGCACCACCATCTACTTCATTCAGACCACCAGCTCAAACTAG